In Gopherus evgoodei ecotype Sinaloan lineage unplaced genomic scaffold, rGopEvg1_v1.p scaffold_37_arrow_ctg1, whole genome shotgun sequence, the following proteins share a genomic window:
- the LOC115642030 gene encoding maestro heat-like repeat-containing protein family member 2B has protein sequence MIDDSAWSRQISLELSQQMAGYASPSNEKSFLYKALGTSLAVCQDLVHVKSQLQQFLTTTDYMEVPERQDYHRGKRGKTLSTLMLTYSSVAVHAPKDQLLSRVEADITGNILLHYRTSCQVLGITVANKDMYLKLTLIHNVMEISCAILETRDSQEFEFSYKLELLGYMLDFIKRNHWIPWHLQFATRQFLPLDI, from the exons ATGATAGACgacagtgcctggagcaggcagATAAGCCTTGAGTTGAGCCAGCAGATGGCCGGCTACGCCAGCCCCTCCAATGAGAAG AGTTTCCTGTATAAGGCGCTAGGAACATCCTTGGCAGTTTGTCAGGACCTGGTCCATGTTAAATCACAGCTTCAGCAATTTCTGACAACAACAGATTATATGGAAGTCCCTGAGAGACAG GACTACCACCGGGGGAAAAGAGGCAAGACTCTCAGCACCTTGATGCTGACCTACAGCAGCGTGGCTGTCCATGCTCCAAAAGACCAGCTTCTCTCCCGAGTAGAGGCAGACATCACAGGGAACATCCTTCTCCATTACAGAACCAGTTGTCAG GTGCTGGGCATCACTGTTGCGAACAAG GACATGTACCTAAAATTAACCCTCATCCACAATGTCATGGAGATTAGCTGTGCCATCTTGGAGACCAGAGACTCCCAGGAGTTTGAATTCTCTTACAAACTGGAGCTCCTTGGCTACATGCTG GACTTCATTAAAAGGAACCACTGGATTCCCTGGCATCTCCAGTTCGCTACAAGGCAATTCTTGCCATTGGACATCTGA